In Bradyrhizobium sp. 170, the DNA window CACCGGTCAGTCGCAAAGGACCTCGGCACGTATCTCATGGCCTCGGTGCCGAACGCGACGATCATCGGTTTCACCGGCACCCCGATTGCGAACACCGAGCAGGGCACCGGCACGTTCAAGATTTTCGGCGCTGAGGACGAGACCGGCTATCTCGACAAGTATTCGATCAAAGAATCTATCGCCGACGAAACCACCCTGCCGATCAAGCACGTCCTCGCGCCAAGCGAGATGACCGTGCCCGTCGATCGGTTGGACAAGGAATTCTTCGAACTCGCTGCCGCCGAAGGCGTGACCGACATAGAGGAACTGAACAAGGTTCTCGACCGGGCCGTAGGTCTCCGTACCTTCTTGAAGGCCGATGATCGCGTGGCGAAGGTGGCGGCGTTTGTCGCCGAGCATTTCAAGGAAAACGTGCTGCCGCTTGGCTACAAAGCGTTCGTGGTAGCCGTCGATCGCGAGGCGTGCGCGAAATACAAGCAGGCGCTCGACAAGCTGCTGCCGCCCGAGTGGACGGAAGCCGTTTACACGGAGAACTCCGCCGATGTGGTTGACCGGCCGCTTGTCGCTGCGCTTCAGCTCAGCGAGGAACGTGAGGAGGACGTCCGGCTGCTGTTTAAGAAGGCCGATAAGAACCCGAAAATCTTGGTCGTCACCGACAAGCTGCTGACCGGTTACGACGCGCCGCTGCTCTACTGCCTCTATCTTGACAAGCCCATGCGGGATCACGTTCTGCTCCAGGCCGTGGCGCGTGTGAACCGGCCTTATGTTGACAAGGAAGGTGTCCAGAAGAAGATCGGTCTCGTCGTCGATTTCGTCGGCGTGCTCCGCGAATTGAAGAAGGCGCTGCAGTTCGATTCGTCGGACGTTGACGGCGTCATCGAAGATCTTGATTTGTTGATGCTCGATTTCCTCGACAAGATCGCGAAAGCAAAAGTGGACTATCTCGATGCCGGCGAAGGCGGTGATGCCGATGAGCGGCTAGAGCGCCTTGTCTATGGGCGCTTCCTTGAGCCGGAGCCACGCAAGGCGTTCTTCGAAGCCTACAAGGACATCGAAAACCTTTGGGAAATCCTGTCGCCATCGAAAGAGTTGGTCGATCACATCGGAACGTACAAGCGCCTGGCCCAGCTCTATGCCGCGGTTCGCAATGCTTACGCCGACAAGATCGGGTTCGTTGCCGACCTCGCCTACAAGACACGGCAACTGGTCGAACAGAACGCTGCGCAGAGCGGACTCGGCCGTCTGACCAAGAGCGTAACATTCGATGTGAAGACGCTCGAAGCCCTTCGGTCGGACAAGGGCTCCGATGAGGGAAAGGTGTTCAACCTAGTGCGGGGTTTGCAGAAAGAGATCGACGATAACGCGGAGGCCGCGCCGGTGCTCCAGCCGCTGAAGGACCGTGCGGAGCGGATTCTGAAAGACCTCGAAAACCGCAATACCACCGGCTTGGCCGCGATGGACCTTCTCGCATCGCTGGCCGCCGAGAAAGACGCAGCAACTAGAGCTGCAAAGGACACCGGCCTCACGCCGAAGGCGTTCGCCGCATTTTGGGCCTTGCGCGATAGTACCGCGTTGAGAGGCGGCGGGATAGATCCGCTCGAATTGGCAAAGGAAATTGAGAAGCTTCTCGCGAAGTTCCCAAATGCGAAGGTCAATCCCGACGAGCAAAGGCAGCTACGCGCCGCGCTCTATCGGCCGCTCTTAGCGTTGGGGCGTGAGGAGCGAACTAAGATGGTCGAACAGGTGGTCGAGATCGTCACGCAATGAGGTGGTCAACTAACGGATCACTCACGCCGGCTGCACGATTGAGGCGGCGTGTGGACGTGTGGGTCGTCAAACTACGGGTGATGCCAGGAGTCATTCGAGTTCAGCGAATGACCAGAAAATGGGGGTCTTGCTCCACGGCTGGAACGGTCACCCTTGCAATTGACCTAGATGAAGAATCCGACGCGTTTCAGGATTTCGTCATCGCTCACGAATTGCTTCACCTGAAGGTCCCCAATCACGGCAGATTATTCAAGGCCCTGATGACTGCTCATATTCCCAAATGGCGCGAACAGGACATCTATCGACGGAAAGTTAGAAAACATTCTCATTTAAAAAAGCGCCAACTTGAGGTGCGGCAGCGCTTGAACTCGGGATAAAAGAATCGCTTCCGATAGATTTGGATCGTGCAGCCCGCCGAAGGCGATATCGAGATCGCCGAGATATTGGTTAATTAAGCCCTGACTCCGTACCTGCCCGGCCTACGCGCCGCGCGCCGTGCGGCATCTCATCAAAGGTGCGACCTCCGACGGCGCCGGCCAGTGGTCTTCTTGCGAACGCCACCCCATTGCCGGCCTAAGGTAATAGTCCCAATGCGGCGCGCCATTCCCGCCCACCCAAAATCCGTCCTAACCTCCGATTTTGCGGGGATAAACCTCACCCTCTCGTTGCCATGCTCTTGCCGGAACGCGCAAATGTGCATGTTCGCAGGTTTCGGGAGGATTCGCGCATGGATATGATTACGGCGGGGCTGCTTGCGGAATTCACAAAAGAATTTCAGATAGAGAACCTATCGGAAGACAAACGTTTCGAACATTTTGCGGGTTTCGTCGTCCTAAAACGCCACTACTCCGAGACCTTCGATCCGGGGAATATCGTAGCGGGCGCAGGCGGGACCTGACGATCGACGCGATCGGCATCCTCGTTAACGGCGTTCTCATCAACGACGAAGACGCACTGGACGAGCTGCTCGACAGCAATCCAGACTATCTCGAAGTAACTTTTGTGTTTGTGCAGGCTAAACGAAGTTCCTCTTTTGACGGCGCAGCACTCGGTAGCTTTGGGTATGGTGTTGGCGAATTTTTCAATCCCAATACGAAAGAACCGCGCAACGAGCGCATTCTCGAAGCCGTGCATGTTATGCAGCGCATCTACAGCAGCAGCGGCAAGTTCAAGCGAGGCAACCCTCTTTGTCGCCTCTATTACGTCACGACCGGAAAGGTTCAGGGTGACGCGTCACTCGGAAACCGAATTGACAAGGTGACGGCTGAATTGGAATCTTTGGAGTACTTCGACGACGTTGAAGTTTCGCTGATTGGCGCGTCCGAGCTTCGGAAGCTCTACAGCCTGTCGAAGAATTCAATCTCAAGAGAGTTCATGTTCTCGAGTCGGCAGGACATCCCCGAAATTCCGGGTGTCAAAGAAGCCTTCGTAGGCTTCATCCCTGCAAAACAATATCTGCCGCTGATTTGCGAGAGCGGCAAAATAATCCGCAGCATTTTCTACGACAACGTTCGCGATTGGCAGGGATACAACGACGTAAACAAGGAGATTAGCGAGACCCTAAAGTCTGATCGGAAGCGCCGTTTCGTGCTGATGAACAACGGCGTAACGATCATCGCAAGGAACATGACGCACACCAGCAGCAAATTTGTGATCGAAGATTTTCAAGTTGTGAACGGCTGCCAAACGAGCCACGTGCTTTTTGACCGTCAGGATGATCTAGATGACAGCGTTTTGGTTCCTTTGCGCCTGATTTGGACGCAGGAAGAGGATGTGATCGAAGACATAATTCACGCCACTAACAAGCAGACGGAAGTAACAAGCGAGCAATTCTTCGCATTAACTGACTTTGCGAGGGAGCTAGAGGAGTTCTTCAAGACCTTCCCGGACGCGAAAAAGCTTTACTACGAACGCCGGTCGCGTCAGTACGACGGTTTGCCAATCGAAAAAACCCGGGTTGTTGTGCAAGCAAACGCCGTGCGAGCTTTCGCGGGGATGTTCCTAGGTGAACCGCACAACACAGTAAGAAGAGGTAAAGCGCTCTCGGAGCGAGTCGGGCAAGATATCTTCATCAAAGATCACAGGCTATTTCCGTATTACACATCCGCATATGCTTTGTACGCGCTCGAATTCCTGTTCCGAAACCAGAAAATTGATCCAAAGTACAAGATCGCCCGCTTCCAAATCTTGTTTGCGCTACGGCTGTTAGCCAACACTGATCCGCTGCCGCAGCTCAACGCGCATAAGATGGATTCTTATTGTCAGAAAATATGTGAGCACCTTTGGGATCAAGCGAAAGCTGAAGATATTTTTACATACGTCTGCGAAGCG includes these proteins:
- a CDS encoding HsdR family type I site-specific deoxyribonuclease; this encodes MSDLKISEAGTVQFPMVRHAAEIGWTPLAPEVAKQKRGGEAGMLLRDELEEKLSTFNPWLSADAVRSIVETLDAIPATVDGNREMLMWLRGERGWYDEGEKRHRRVQLVDFETTDANVFHVSWEWALKPPARKGNRADVMFCVNGVPVCIVEHKNPKDGDAIERGIKQLRRYEIETPELIGAPQIFNVTHLLDYWYGVTWNATRRDMARWKQTPDEAYRFAVQAFFERTDFLRTLQHWILFYVQDSETRKSILRQHQRRAIDSIVARCADPTKTRGLVWHTQGSGKTFTLLTAAKLILEQKERFQNGTVILVVDRTELEGQLKGWVERVLGEMQNQDIAIKRANTKAELQQLLDADFRGLIIAMIHKFEAIRKDSSTRHNIFVFIDEAHRSVAKDLGTYLMASVPNATIIGFTGTPIANTEQGTGTFKIFGAEDETGYLDKYSIKESIADETTLPIKHVLAPSEMTVPVDRLDKEFFELAAAEGVTDIEELNKVLDRAVGLRTFLKADDRVAKVAAFVAEHFKENVLPLGYKAFVVAVDREACAKYKQALDKLLPPEWTEAVYTENSADVVDRPLVAALQLSEEREEDVRLLFKKADKNPKILVVTDKLLTGYDAPLLYCLYLDKPMRDHVLLQAVARVNRPYVDKEGVQKKIGLVVDFVGVLRELKKALQFDSSDVDGVIEDLDLLMLDFLDKIAKAKVDYLDAGEGGDADERLERLVYGRFLEPEPRKAFFEAYKDIENLWEILSPSKELVDHIGTYKRLAQLYAAVRNAYADKIGFVADLAYKTRQLVEQNAAQSGLGRLTKSVTFDVKTLEALRSDKGSDEGKVFNLVRGLQKEIDDNAEAAPVLQPLKDRAERILKDLENRNTTGLAAMDLLASLAAEKDAATRAAKDTGLTPKAFAAFWALRDSTALRGGGIDPLELAKEIEKLLAKFPNAKVNPDEQRQLRAALYRPLLALGREERTKMVEQVVEIVTQ
- a CDS encoding M48 family metallopeptidase, producing MRWSTNGSLTPAARLRRRVDVWVVKLRVMPGVIRVQRMTRKWGSCSTAGTVTLAIDLDEESDAFQDFVIAHELLHLKVPNHGRLFKALMTAHIPKWREQDIYRRKVRKHSHLKKRQLEVRQRLNSG
- a CDS encoding AIPR family protein, with product MFVQAKRSSSFDGAALGSFGYGVGEFFNPNTKEPRNERILEAVHVMQRIYSSSGKFKRGNPLCRLYYVTTGKVQGDASLGNRIDKVTAELESLEYFDDVEVSLIGASELRKLYSLSKNSISREFMFSSRQDIPEIPGVKEAFVGFIPAKQYLPLICESGKIIRSIFYDNVRDWQGYNDVNKEISETLKSDRKRRFVLMNNGVTIIARNMTHTSSKFVIEDFQVVNGCQTSHVLFDRQDDLDDSVLVPLRLIWTQEEDVIEDIIHATNKQTEVTSEQFFALTDFARELEEFFKTFPDAKKLYYERRSRQYDGLPIEKTRVVVQANAVRAFAGMFLGEPHNTVRRGKALSERVGQDIFIKDHRLFPYYTSAYALYALEFLFRNQKIDPKYKIARFQILFALRLLANTDPLPQLNAHKMDSYCQKICEHLWDQAKAEDIFTYVCEAMDTVAGAKLDRDTVHTTSFTEALAKHCVKQKS